The Lactobacillus sp. CBA3605 genome includes a window with the following:
- a CDS encoding HTH domain-containing protein produces the protein MPKTIRELADELGVSKQAIWQKIKRDASIDLRQFTSTKGNTVYVDVDGQKAIKAMFSNDSSTRYRQQKDDVDDNKKDAVDGQDEVKFLRNLVSEFQSEKKELHKLLDQQQRLALQDKQLLEEYKAEIKDLKALTMAPHDNSEKEVTSDKQPEPENSTPESQPKPKKWWRFGK, from the coding sequence ATGCCTAAAACTATTAGAGAACTTGCTGATGAATTGGGCGTTTCAAAGCAGGCTATATGGCAAAAGATAAAAAGAGATGCGTCAATCGATTTACGTCAATTTACATCAACAAAAGGCAATACTGTTTACGTTGATGTTGATGGGCAAAAAGCTATTAAAGCAATGTTCTCAAACGATTCATCAACAAGATACCGTCAACAAAAAGATGATGTTGACGACAACAAAAAAGATGCGGTTGATGGACAAGATGAAGTGAAATTCCTTCGAAATTTAGTATCAGAATTTCAATCTGAAAAGAAAGAGTTACATAAGTTACTAGATCAGCAACAAAGATTGGCCTTACAGGACAAACAACTGCTCGAAGAATACAAGGCAGAAATTAAGGACTTGAAAGCCTTAACGATGGCACCGCATGATAATAGTGAAAAAGAAGTGACGTCAGACAAACAACCGGAACCTGAAAATAGCACCCCGGAGTCACAACCTAAACCTAAAAAGTGGTGGCGTTTTGGTAAATAG
- a CDS encoding replication initiation protein, giving the protein MSNELVKYDPELNTIPLRKFTPIEMNLFFSIVSRMRDQGNKTVRFSFDQLKELSNYKPTANKRFIDDIENTYQKILSLRFGHRSKSGLNREFFVMFTEFEIKGEAEEPYVDIQIYPKALHLLNDLESWVRYALTEFRNLKSSYAKTMFRLIKQFRTTGYSYFSKEDFFELLDIPKSYWSSPSNVDKKVIKPIREELTPLFTGLTIRKKYGKGRGKPVIGYSFTWKPERKDANDFSQGKFQDERQKLFNIQHNDELSDKEKWRAIDKVKCLPLGTTEKQVLAEKQAEHDQKIRDQARQEALAELRKGFGNHA; this is encoded by the coding sequence TTGTTTCCCGCATGCGGGATCAAGGGAATAAAACTGTTCGTTTCTCTTTTGACCAGTTAAAAGAGCTTAGTAACTATAAACCAACCGCAAATAAACGTTTTATTGATGATATTGAAAATACATACCAAAAGATCCTCAGCCTTAGGTTTGGCCATAGAAGTAAGAGTGGCTTAAATCGTGAATTTTTTGTTATGTTTACTGAATTTGAAATTAAAGGTGAAGCTGAAGAACCTTATGTTGATATTCAGATTTATCCCAAAGCATTGCACTTGCTAAACGATTTAGAAAGTTGGGTTCGTTATGCCCTAACAGAATTTAGAAATTTAAAAAGCAGTTACGCTAAAACAATGTTTCGTCTAATTAAGCAATTTCGAACTACTGGCTATTCTTATTTCTCTAAAGAAGATTTTTTTGAATTGCTTGATATACCTAAAAGTTATTGGAGTAGTCCTTCAAATGTTGACAAAAAGGTTATTAAGCCAATTAGAGAAGAATTAACCCCGCTTTTTACAGGGCTAACGATTAGAAAAAAATATGGTAAAGGCAGAGGAAAACCAGTTATCGGTTATTCTTTTACTTGGAAACCTGAAAGAAAGGACGCAAATGATTTTTCTCAAGGCAAATTTCAAGATGAGCGTCAAAAACTCTTTAACATTCAGCACAATGATGAATTATCAGATAAAGAAAAGTGGCGTGCAATTGACAAAGTTAAATGCTTGCCTTTAGGAACAACTGAAAAACAGGTACTGGCTGAAAAACAAGCTGAACATGATCAAAAAATCAGAGATCAAGCAAGACAAGAAGCACTTGCTGAACTCCGAAAGGGGTTTGGAAATCATGCCTAA